One genomic window of Apus apus isolate bApuApu2 chromosome 9, bApuApu2.pri.cur, whole genome shotgun sequence includes the following:
- the NT5DC2 gene encoding 5'-nucleotidase domain-containing protein 2, whose translation MAALRRGSSAAPRLLAVAFSCQSCRPTASQCPGDSGHGQPRDAPPAGPGRARRGAEPGPAGSQPLPPEGADTKTYLWARYHEMKKLVYDLLPPGVCNLLNPAAIYANNEISLGDVEIYGFDYDYTLAQYSNLLHSMIFNTARDILIEQFKYPEGLGRYDYIPGFAIRGLHYDVQKSLLMKIDAFHYVQLGTAYRGLKPVPDEEVIELYGGTQHIPLYQMSDFYGKGPSLKQFMDIFSLPEMTLLSSVIDYFITHGIEFDQVHLYKDISDAIRDVHVKGVMYKWIEKDLERYILHGDEIYAVLNRLVNHKKKLFLITNSPFSFVDKGMKHMVGKNWRDLFDMVIVQADKPNFFTDRRKPFRKLDDKGSLQWDKINQLEKGKIYKEVK comes from the exons ATGGCGGCGCTGAGGAGGGGCAGTAGCGCGGCCCCCCGGCTCCTGGCCGTGGCCTtctcctgccagagctgccGCCCCACAGCCAGCCAGTGCCCCGGGGACAGCGGCCACGGGCAGCCCCGGGACGCGcccccggcggggcccggcagggcgcggcgcggcgcggagcccggccccgcgggcaGCCAGCCCCTCCCGCCCGAGGGAGCGGACACCAAGACCTACCTGTGGGCCAGGTACCACGAGATGAAGAAGCTGGTCTACG ATCTCCTTCCACCAGGAGTCTGCAATCTCCTCAACCCAGCCGCTATCTATGCTAACAACGAGATCAGCCTGGGAGATGTTGAGATATATGGCTTTGACTATGATTACACCTTAGCACAGTATTCTAATTTACTGCACTCTATGATTTTCAACACTGCCAGAGACATCCTCATAGAGCAATTCAAG TATCCAGAAGGGCTTGGGAGGTATGACTACATTCCAGGGTTTGCTATACGTGGACTTCATTATGATGTACAAAAG AGTCTTCTGATGAAGATTGATGCTTTCCATTATGTCCAACTGGGGACAGCATATAG AGGGCTCAAACCAGTGCCTGATGAAGAAGTAATTGAACTTTATGGTGGTACGCAGCACATCCCTCTGTACCAGATGAGTGACTTCTATGGCAAG ggGCCATCACTTAAGCAGTTTATggacattttttctcttcctgaaatGACACTGCTCTCTTCAGTCATTGATTACTTCATAACTCATGGCATTGAGTTTGACCAGGTGCATCTGTACAAGGATATATCT GATGCTATTAGAGATGTACATGTGAAAGGAGTCATGTACAAATGGATTGAAAAGGATCTGG AACGGTATATTCTGCATGGGGATGAAATCTATGCTGTGCTAAACCGACTGGTAAACCACAAGAAGAAACTCTTCCTCATTACAAACAGTCCCTTTAGCTTCGT GGACAAAGGAATGAAACACATGGTTGGCAAGAACTGGCGGGACTTATTCGACATGGTCATTGTGCAAGCTGACAAGCCCAACTTCTTCACTGACCGTCGGAA